The following are encoded in a window of Mustela nigripes isolate SB6536 chromosome 1, MUSNIG.SB6536, whole genome shotgun sequence genomic DNA:
- the TNNT3 gene encoding troponin T, fast skeletal muscle, translating into MELQALIDSHFEARKKEEEELIALKERIEKRRAERAEQQRIRAEKERERQNRLAEEKARREEEDAKRRAEDDLKKKKALSSMGANYSSYLAKADQKRGKKQTAREMKKKVLAERRKPLNIDHLSEDKLRDKAKELWDTLYQLETEKFEFGEKLKRQKYDIINLRSRIDQAQKHSKKAGAPAKGKVGGRWK; encoded by the exons ATGGAGCTGCAGGCTCTCATCGACAGCCACTTCGAGGCgcggaagaaggaggaggaagagctgaTCGCCCTCAAGGAGAGAATT GAGAAGCGCCGCGCGGAGCGAGCGGAGCAGCAGAGGATCCGAGCCGAGAAGGAGCGGGAGCGCCAGAACCGGCTGGCG GAGGAGAAAGCGcgcagggaggaggaggacgcCAAGCGGAGGGCGGAGGACgacctgaagaagaagaaggcccTGTCCTCCATGGGCGCCAACTACAGCAGCTACCTGGCCAAG GCCGACCAGAAGCGAGGCAAGAAGCAGACGGCGCGGGAGATGAAGAAGAAGGTGCTGGCTGAGAGGCGCAAGCCGCTCAACATCGACCACCTCAGCGAGGACAAGCTGAG GGACAAGGCCAAGGAGCTGTGGGACACCCTCTACCAACTGGAGACCGAAAAGTTTGAGTTTGGGGAGAAGCTGAAGCGCCAGAAGTATGAC ATCATCAACCTCAGGAGCCGCATCGATCAGGCCCAGAAGCA TAGCAAGAAGGCCGGGGCCCCGGCCAAGGGCAAAGTCGGCGGGCGCTGGAAGTGA